One stretch of Humidesulfovibrio mexicanus DNA includes these proteins:
- a CDS encoding RHS repeat domain-containing protein has product MPQPSLLSIKRDAQGRIAERTLNFGSEAEIRHYAYDSAGRLARVTDGTGGLLESYQYDHEGRRLADINPQRFRGERR; this is encoded by the coding sequence ATGCCTCAGCCCTCACTGCTTTCCATCAAGCGCGACGCGCAGGGCCGCATCGCAGAACGCACTCTGAACTTCGGCAGCGAGGCCGAAATTCGGCACTACGCCTATGATTCCGCCGGACGCCTCGCCCGCGTCACCGATGGCACCGGCGGTCTGCTGGAGTCCTACCAGTACGACCACGAGGGCCGACGCCTCGCCGACATCAACCCGCAGCGCTTCCGCGGCGAGCGGCGCTAG
- a CDS encoding MgtC/SapB family protein gives MTTDFLLRIALAGVLGALIGIERQLRAKEAGLRTHVLVCIGSAMFMIVSKYGFGDILAGEHIALDPSRVSAQVVSGVGFLGAGTILINKQVVKGLTTAAGLWVTASIGLVVGSGMYEIGVYGTVMTLIVLEVVRQLRDRLMGSRHFIELSVLPESVAEVFLALQKLHIRPGPLTISHCDGEATFCEMTLEVTLSARQKPAGIYQQLLTVKGLHKIEVR, from the coding sequence ATGACGACGGACTTTCTCTTGCGGATCGCCCTGGCCGGGGTTCTCGGCGCCCTGATCGGCATTGAGCGCCAGCTGCGGGCCAAGGAGGCCGGTCTGCGCACGCACGTCCTGGTGTGCATCGGCAGCGCCATGTTCATGATCGTCTCGAAGTACGGCTTCGGCGACATCCTGGCCGGGGAGCACATCGCCCTCGACCCCAGCCGCGTCTCGGCGCAGGTCGTCAGCGGCGTCGGGTTCCTGGGCGCGGGGACCATCCTGATCAACAAGCAGGTGGTCAAGGGCCTGACCACGGCGGCGGGGCTCTGGGTCACCGCCTCCATCGGCCTGGTGGTCGGCAGCGGCATGTACGAGATCGGGGTCTACGGCACGGTGATGACCCTCATCGTGCTGGAGGTGGTGCGCCAGCTGCGCGACAGGCTCATGGGCAGCCGCCATTTCATCGAGCTCTCCGTGCTGCCGGAAAGCGTCGCGGAGGTCTTCCTGGCGCTGCAGAAGCTGCATATCCGGCCGGGACCGCTGACGATCTCGCACTGCGACGGCGAGGCCACCTTCTGCGAGATGACCCTTGAGGTCACGCTCTCCGCACGGCAGAAGCCGGCGGGCATCTATCAGCAGCTGCTCACGGTGAAGGGCCTGCACAAGATCGAGGTGCGCTGA